CTGTTGGAGATCTTGCCGGTGATGCAGTCCTACGCAGCATCGGGGAAAATCACAAAAAAACTGCGGCACAAGTCGCACTCCGGTGGTTGGTGCAACAAGACATTATCACAATTCCTAAATCGGGTTCGGTGCCGCATTTACGCGAGAATTTAGATGTTTTCGCCTGGGAATTGACTGACGAAGAGATGGATATGCTTAATACCGGAATGTAGGGACAAATAGAGCAATTTCCGGCAGTTGTAGCATAACCTGTTAGGTTGTGCGTTTTGATGAGGCCCCAGAACAGGAGCCTGCAACATCGGCGCAGGCGGCTCTACGGAAAAAGGCGTGAAACTCTCAATCCACCTGACCGAACCGCAAGGAAAGATTAAAAATCCGCAAGGTATAATTAAAATATGAAATTTGGGCTGTTTTATGAACATCAGATTCCGCGTCCGTGGCACGATGGAGCGGAACATAAACTCTTTCAAGATGCGTTAGCGCAAGTAGAACTTGCTGACCGACTTGGCTTCGACTATATTTGGGAGGTCGAACACCATTTCCTTGAAGAGTATTCACACTCCTCAGCCCCCGAGGTATTTCTCGGAGCGTGTAGCCAGCGGACAACACAGATTCGATTAGGACACGGAATTGTGCTCATGCCTCCGGCTTACAATCACCCCGCGCGCGTCGCTGAACGCATTGCCACGCTTGACCTCGTCTCAAATGGACGTGTAGAATGGGGCACCGGAGAATCCGCTTCGCGTATGGAACTCGATGGGTTCAACGTTGATCCGAAATGTAAGCGCGAGATGTGGGCGGAATGCACACGCGAAACCGCGAAAATGATGAGTCAATCCCCTTACCCCGGATATGAGGGGCAGTATTTTTCCATGCCGACCCGCAACGTCGTTCCAAAACCGTTGCAGACACCGCATCCCCCACCGTGGGTCGCCTGTTCCAGCCGTGATAGCCTTCGATACGCTGCCAGATACGGGCTGGGTGCGCTAACTTTTGCATTTGTCGACGCAAACGAAGCAAAATTCTGGGTGGAAGAATATTATGAGATTTTCGAGAAAGAGTGTGAACCCTTGACACAGCGGGTGAATCCGAATATCGCCATGGTGTCAGGCTTTTCGTGTCATGAGGATGAAGAGACGGCTGTTGCCCGCGGTTTAGACGGTCTACGCTTCTTCCGATTTGGGCTCGCACACTACTATCACAACGGCTCGCAAATACCGGGTGAGACGGATATTTGGCAGTTGTATAAGCAAACACCACAGGATCCAGCTGAAGGTAGAGCCGGAATCGGTACACCCGATCAGGTTCGTGAACACTTGGAGATTATGGAAGACGCTGGCGTGGACCAAGTCGTCTTTATTCAGCAGGCTGGCGCGAACCGTCATGAGGACATAATGGAATCGCTGGAACTGTTTGCAGAACGCGTACTCCCAGACTTCAAGGCACGAGATGCAGCACACGTCGCTAAGAAAGGTGAACGATTCGCTGAAGCCACCGAGAGAGCGAAGGAACGAAAACCGGCTTTAACATCCCTCAGCGAAATCCCAACCGTGGATTCCTATCCCGTTCTCAAGCGGAAATTAGAGGAGAAAACGGAAGAAACCGATGCCAATGAGATAAGCGACGATGGCAAAAACTTTTTGTTGTCAATAGAAGGCGGAAAACGAATTTCTAATGATTAAATCTGGTCACTGCTCCATTACATTCTGCAGTGGTTTCTGGTTAAGCCCGACGCGACTGACGAAATGTGCGTGTTTTAAGACTTTTTGTTTGCTTATCATCCAGAGATGGTTAGACGCACCCAATAACCATCGCGAAACGTAGTGGAGCGATGCCCAGGATCTCATAGTTAAAAATAAAAAATGAAAGATGTATTGGTAATCGACGACGACGAAAAAATCTGTTGGGCTTTCGAGCAATTCTTAGAAGGCGAAGGCTATTGCCCAAGCATTGCGAACAATGCCGAGGAAGGTTTGCGCCGCATTGCAGCCGACAAGCCGGATATTGTCCTCCTCGATGTGAAATTGCCGGGGATGAGCGGGTTGGAAGCGTTAGCCGAAATTAAAGCGCAGCACCCGTGGGTAATTGTAATTATCATCACGGCGTATGACGATGTGGAAACAACAATAGAAGCAATGCGCTTGCAGGCGTTCGATTTCGTCCCAAAACCGATCGATCTGGATATCGTCAAAAGCGTCCTGGAACGGGCTTTCCGCACACAATCCGTCCGAAGTACTTTACCCGTAGAGACGGCAGACCAATCGCCAACAGCAGAGATTGGCCACCGATTGGTTGGAAAGAGCAGCCAGATGCGCGAAATATATAAACTCATCGGGATCATGGCGAGCAACACGATGACTGTGCTGATTGAGGGCGAAACGGGGACGGGTAAGGATCTGGTCGCACGCGCAATCCACACAGGCAGCCCTCGGAAGGCGTCCCCCTTCGTCCCTGTTGATTGTGGTGCCCTTCCCGATGAACTTTTAGAGAGTGAACTGTTTGGTTACGAAGCAGGCGCGTTCACGGGGGCAAAAAGGGAGGGAAAACCCGGACGATTTGAACTGGCGAATGGTGGAACACTTTTTCTCGATGAAGTCAGCAATATGACCCCAACATTACAGGTGAAACTCCTTCGCGCCCTCCAAACACAGGAGATTGAACGGTTAGGGGGAACGCGGCGACTGAATGTAGATGTCCGTGTTATCGCTGCCACGAATCAGGAACTCAGTGAGATGGTGAAGCGGGGACAGTTTCGCGAGGATCTCTACTACCGTTTCAAGCGCATCGCGCTGCATCTACCGCCGTTACGGGAACGCCAAGAGGACATCCCGTTACTAATTACACATTTCCTGCAACTCATACAAGAAGAACTTGGGAAGTCGATCCGCGGCATCTCTAAAGAAGGAATGGAATTGCTACAAGACTATCACTGGCCCGGCAACGTGCGTGAGTTGGAGAACTGCATCCGAAGCGCAGGGACACTCTGCCGGGCAGATGTGATCCTGCCGGATGATCTGCCACCAGAAATCCGAACGGGACATCAGATAGATCCTACCAGCACGTCATACCTACAAGAGTCCCTCAAATCTGTTTTACAAGACATTACGAAGGCGGCTATCACGCAAAAGAGACCGGGACTTTACGAGGAAGTTGTTGCGTTGTTAGATAAAGCACTCATTGAACTGGTGTTGGATGAATTTTCGGGTAACCACAGTAAAACAGCGGAATTGCTCGGGATAAGTCGAACCACGCTTTTAAAGAAAATTAAACAGAGCAATAGCGATCTTTAATTGATCGACCTCCGATTCATCAATTTTTTCCAGACTCGTAGCTCGTAATGAAATTAGGTCCTCCTTAAATGGCATAATTTGTCTTTGCTTTACATTTGGAGAGCGGATTTGAGAAAGGGATGTCAAATTTCAGATCCACGTTATTTCTCCGCAAGGTGTAATTAAAATGATTCGGATTGCACACCGTGGGGCATCGGGAACTGCCCCGGAAAATACGCTCGCGGCATTCAAAAAGGCAATTGAAATCGGTGTGGATGCCGTTGAGCTTGATTTACACGGGACCGCTGATGGCGAAGTCGTCGTAATACACGATACCTCCTTGGATCGAACGACGAATCACCAGGGACACGTCAATCAAACCACTTTGGAGAGGATTCGACGTGCCGATGCTGGGGGATGGTTCAGCCCCGAATTTGTTGGTGAACCCGTGCCGACGCTCGTAGAGGCACTGGAATGCATCGCAAAGAAAACTATTGCCGTTTTAGAAATTAAAGACCCTTTGATAGCAGAGGCAGTCGTCGCGAGAATCCGAGAGACCGGCACACGAGATCTCACCGTTATTATCTCCTTCCATACCGCTGTTTTACAGACCGTTCGTGCGTTAGAGCCTCGCATTCCAACGGGATGGCTCATCGGGGATCACAACAACCACGCCTCTCCTATCCAATTGTGCCAGCAACTCGGAGAACTCGGCAGCAACCTACTAAATGTCAATCACCACCTGATTACAGCGGAATTCGCTTATGAAGTCCAACGACGCGGCATCGCACTCTGGTGTTGGACTGTCGACGACATCTCCCGTATGCGCGAGATGGAAGCGTTCGGTGTGCAGGGTATCACCTCAAATTACCCTGAACATTTCGCCAAAGTTTAGGCTATTGCACTCGGATAATTCTCCGCCCTGTGAAAGTTTGACCAAACATATCGGTTGTCCGGACGTGGATAACGTGTGTTCCTTTGTGGACATTTGCTGGGAGCTGCGCTTGCCAGATATGTAATGATTTTGTAATCCCGCTCAGCGCGCGCCCTCTTTGGGGTAGTTCGCTGTCTTCCTTCAACTGCGACTGCATTGTTTCTCGAAGCGCGGTATGCAGTCTCTGCTCAAGTTGGTTCGCATTGTCCCGTGCCTTGAGGGCTTTATAGTACGGGTCTTCTTGGGGCATATAGGTCATTGGTCTCCATTCTCCGACTTCACCCAGACGGAATTCAACCGTTGAGCGTTGGGTGCCTCCAAAAACGTTAACAATGACATCTGTTTTCCCAGTTTCTGTCGACGCGACTTCCCAGGGTGCCCATATATTCATCTGATAGTCCGCTGGACGCCGGGCGGCTTTAAACCGAATTGAATATTGGTTTCCGCTGAATGTGAAGATACCATATCCGTTCGGTGCACCATCTCGCATGGTTGTGTGCGGAATACCGATTTCATCGAGCGCGCCCCGCCACCACGAGCCTGAGGTGGTTGCATGGTTGTGGTGGTGATGTGGGGCATCCCCATGCCAACCGTGCTCCGGTCCGACGAAGTCATCCCGTTGGACGTGCGTGTGCGCTGACAGGGATAACGTGTAGGGTCGATCGCCGAGCAGATTCATCAACTCCTTCACATCCCGCATCTCGGTCAACGGAATATGCAGGGATACAACGATGAGCTGATCTTTCGGCACAAAAGCAAGGTCGTTCCGAATGAACGTCAACTGTCGTTCTCCGACCTCACTCAAGTAGCGAGGGTTGTCTTCTTCATCGCGGTGAAAATATACGTTGTCGATGTTGATGAAATGAACAGGCCCCCAATCAAATGAATAGCAGCCGGGTCCATACACACGTTCAAAGGTTTCATCCGCGTATCGGTCATCGGTAGCAAGGAAGTTCATATCGTGGTTACCGTGAACATTATACCAGGGTATCCCAACGGTAGCCATCACCTCGTTAAGGGGATGGAATAAGTCTAAATCGTCGCCTACCAAATCGCCAAGGCTGAGTCCGAACACCGCATCAATGCCAATAATTTCTTCAACCACATCGTGTGCTAACCACTCGATCTCTTGCATATTATACGGTTGTGTATCCCCGAAGACGAGGACCTTGAAGGTATCCGACTCGGACTGTTCAGTGAGCGGGAAATCAACCGATTCCGGTAGTGGAC
The DNA window shown above is from Candidatus Poribacteria bacterium and carries:
- a CDS encoding sigma-54-dependent Fis family transcriptional regulator, which gives rise to MKDVLVIDDDEKICWAFEQFLEGEGYCPSIANNAEEGLRRIAADKPDIVLLDVKLPGMSGLEALAEIKAQHPWVIVIIITAYDDVETTIEAMRLQAFDFVPKPIDLDIVKSVLERAFRTQSVRSTLPVETADQSPTAEIGHRLVGKSSQMREIYKLIGIMASNTMTVLIEGETGTGKDLVARAIHTGSPRKASPFVPVDCGALPDELLESELFGYEAGAFTGAKREGKPGRFELANGGTLFLDEVSNMTPTLQVKLLRALQTQEIERLGGTRRLNVDVRVIAATNQELSEMVKRGQFREDLYYRFKRIALHLPPLRERQEDIPLLITHFLQLIQEELGKSIRGISKEGMELLQDYHWPGNVRELENCIRSAGTLCRADVILPDDLPPEIRTGHQIDPTSTSYLQESLKSVLQDITKAAITQKRPGLYEEVVALLDKALIELVLDEFSGNHSKTAELLGISRTTLLKKIKQSNSDL
- a CDS encoding LLM class flavin-dependent oxidoreductase, with product MKFGLFYEHQIPRPWHDGAEHKLFQDALAQVELADRLGFDYIWEVEHHFLEEYSHSSAPEVFLGACSQRTTQIRLGHGIVLMPPAYNHPARVAERIATLDLVSNGRVEWGTGESASRMELDGFNVDPKCKREMWAECTRETAKMMSQSPYPGYEGQYFSMPTRNVVPKPLQTPHPPPWVACSSRDSLRYAARYGLGALTFAFVDANEAKFWVEEYYEIFEKECEPLTQRVNPNIAMVSGFSCHEDEETAVARGLDGLRFFRFGLAHYYHNGSQIPGETDIWQLYKQTPQDPAEGRAGIGTPDQVREHLEIMEDAGVDQVVFIQQAGANRHEDIMESLELFAERVLPDFKARDAAHVAKKGERFAEATERAKERKPALTSLSEIPTVDSYPVLKRKLEEKTEETDANEISDDGKNFLLSIEGGKRISND
- a CDS encoding metallophosphoesterase, with protein sequence MIYKQWNCVVLIATLIFYWIGNGIAANSTATGTVFLDTNGNQVKDDNEKGLPGVRVSNGQDIVKTDATGEYSLAVSDDTILFVIKPRGFMTPVNENRLPRFYYVHKPHGSPEGLKYAGIAPTGPLPESVDFPLTEQSESDTFKVLVFGDTQPYNMQEIEWLAHDVVEEIIGIDAVFGLSLGDLVGDDLDLFHPLNEVMATVGIPWYNVHGNHDMNFLATDDRYADETFERVYGPGCYSFDWGPVHFINIDNVYFHRDEEDNPRYLSEVGERQLTFIRNDLAFVPKDQLIVVSLHIPLTEMRDVKELMNLLGDRPYTLSLSAHTHVQRDDFVGPEHGWHGDAPHHHHNHATTSGSWWRGALDEIGIPHTTMRDGAPNGYGIFTFSGNQYSIRFKAARRPADYQMNIWAPWEVASTETGKTDVIVNVFGGTQRSTVEFRLGEVGEWRPMTYMPQEDPYYKALKARDNANQLEQRLHTALRETMQSQLKEDSELPQRGRALSGITKSLHIWQAQLPANVHKGTHVIHVRTTDMFGQTFTGRRIIRVQ